TGGACTTTGGAAACTGATCAgcctgagttcaaatccaggttcagtgattttctttttttttttcttttttcctagtcttgtgaccttgggcaagttagtcctgcagtttctttatctgtcagATAAGCATGATTATAATAATAGTACAAACTTTACAGGATGtacaaattaaatgaattaagatAGATAAAGTGCTTAAACCCATGCCTGgtagtttattttctataaataatctaaaaatgttTACTACTATTATGTGTCCAACTTTCACCAAACTCAGAAAATAAGTCATTGAGTGCATGCAAATATTGTCCTAGGAATGTACTTTTGTAATCTTGTTTAAAATTCACAATTGGAGGGTAGAAATTACTATCCCAATTTTATAGAAGTAGAATAAACCTCATTCACTGATTTGCTAAAGGTTGCCTGGTAATATATGGTAGAGCCAGTATCTGTGAATTTACATGTTAATCCAATCcacatgtttttttttattgagtaCTGGTTACACACTGGgaacttcctaggtggcactggtggttaaaaaaaaaaacaaaaaaaaaaacctgcctggcaatgaaggagacagaagagacctgggttcaattcctaggttgggaagatcccctggaggaggaaatggcaacccactccagtattcttgcctggagaatctcatggacagaggagcctggctggggtacagtccatagggtcacaaagagtcgggacatgactgaagcaaaccCCTTGCCTGGGTGCTGAAATATAGACAGGCATCAAGCAGACATAAAtccttgccttcatggagctAACCTTCAGTTAGAGGAGACAATCAAaaatgggaagaggggaggaagcaGGACTGTGTGTTGCAGGGTGGATGCAGTTCAGAATGCAGTTGTGGATATAACAGATAACCAGGGAAGGTCTCACTGAAGAGAGGATGTTTGAGGAAAGGcctaagagaagaaaggaaaccaTGGAGTAGCTAAAGGGGAAGCTTCTGGGCAGCATAAAGAGTATGTGCAAAGTCTCTGAGGCAGGAGTGTGCCTGGTATGTTCCAGGAACAGCAAAAGGTgactgaaagaggaaaaaaagaggaaacaacaggcaatgtgactcagtggtaaagaatctgcctgctaaagcaggagatgcaggggacacaggtttgatccctaggttaggaagatcccctggagaagggaatagcaacccactccagtattcttgcctggaaaatcccatggacagaggagcctggcaggctacagtccaggggcccacaaagagttggacatcactgagagCAAAAGCAACGATAGGAGATGAGGTAGAAGAGGGGAGGGCTTGACTGATATTGATATTTGCTTAAGAGACCCCCTCATCTCAACCATGTTTATATTAACTAGGGTTTTGCCTCCACAAAGGCAGCATATATTAAGAGGCCACTGATGGAAGAGCCCCCCCTTTGGAAAGGACATCTCCATCCTGTAGAGAGGAAAACCCAGGCCTTGTGTTAGTAGTCAGGTAGTTCGTCAGAACTGAAACTACATAACCAGCATGCCCCCGCCCAATCCCTCCACTGGCTGGAAGCAACCATGACGATGGTGCTCAGAGCCCTTGCAGAGGTGTGCTGTGGTCTCTCTGAGCTCATCACAGCACCTTCCTATGCAAGAGTTTCAATTCAAGGTCATTTTTGGTTCCTTTTCAGTAGCAGACTCAACCAGATCTATTCATGTATAGGAACAGTGCAAACACATTAATAGCCAGACCCCAGTGggagttttattttccatttcctcctcccccatatttatttgtttcttcatctCCTCTGTGCAGTAAAGGTGACCTTGCATGACATTTTCAGATGAAACTTACAAAGGTAGGGGGAGAATGGGAGGATGTTACCCTGTGTTGGAACTACTTCTTCCCCAAACCCTTTCAGGCTCTGGAGTTgagctgcctgggttcaaatctgtATCACCACTCTGAAAGCTTAGCCAAAATATTCAAACTCAAAGAACCTTAGTTTCCCTATATTTAAATTGGGGGTGATGATGATAGCTGCTTAGTTAGGCTTATAGTgggaattaaataaaatcatttaatgcTATTTTAGAATTTAGTTATAATAGGAGGCTTGCCTCCCATTCCTGGAATGTTTTTCATTGCAACGAGAAGGATTTTTCAGGACACTAAGAGGCAGGTGTCCAAATGGATGTGGTTGTCTCTGCAGTTTCACTCAAAGCGTGAGTCACATATTTGCCACATGCTTCCATCTCTCTGATGAAAGTTCTATTCTTCCCCGACTGGTGGTTCCAGCCCCCCTAAGCCGATAAGCCTCCTGAGTTCTTAGAAGCAGACAGAGGTAGGCATAGCCCTCTCTCTGGTCTAGGCGAGTAACTGGTCCACTGCTTCCAATGGGCAAGGTGGTCTAACTACTTACTACCTCCCCTGGGGCCAACTCTGAGCTTTTCTTACCTTATACAGGGCACTAAGGGAAATTTTTGCAAATTCTCCCAtagaaaattaaacaacatacaAGAGTCCTTCAAGGGAAAGCAAGAAGGTTTTGGCAAGAGAATCTTCGGGGATAAAGTTCTTCCTCCTACAGTATAatttgagtgagtgaatgaagtcactcagttgtgtccgactctttgcgaccccgtggactgtagcccaccaggctcctccgtccatgggattttccaggcaagaatactggagtgggttgccatttccttctccaacagtatAATTTATCTTTGGGGAAAAAGGCACACAGAATTTGGTGGATATTATTTAATGGTCACAGCTTATTAGCCCTATGTGTTcctacaaaaaggaaaaaaataactactTAGTTATGTCAGAAAATATTCCACACTGATATTATAGCAAACAGTAAATATTACTACTGGCCTTTAGTATATATCAGAGGGTAAATGACCTGTTAGCTACAGTGCTTTATAGGAATGGCCAAAGCAATCATCTTAGGAtcaatataattgaaaaaaatgtgtCCTAGAATGCTTCTGTAGCTCAATGATTTAAACAAACAGAATAACATTTTCTTATTGGGTTAGATGACAAGTTTTGAATTAACTTAATATGGTTCCTGACTAAGCTTCAATAGACAGACTCCCTTTAGAGAACAATTTTAAGTTGCTTGGAACTATTATCCCACCGGCTCAGTATCAAATTGTTAAATGATATTGACACAAATCCCTGAATGCAATTAATAAAAAGCCATAGGAAGGATTTTATACAAGTAAGAAGCTTGGAGCTACATGGATAATTACCCCTAACTTATCTCAGTTTTGAATTCAGATTGAGATATGCCAGAATTTTTTGAAGAATACACCACAGACCAAAAGAGCCAGTTTAAAGATAGAAACCCACAAGTTCTACTCTTCATTCTATCCCCAAAGACATGTCCACCAAAAGATGAACCTGGAGGAATCAGTCTCCCTGACTTAAGACTATACTACAAGTATAGTCTTATAGTCTTGTATCTTATAGTATATACTACAAGTAtatactatactacaaagctacagtcatcaaaacagtacgATACtggcaaaaaaatagaaattagatcaatggaacaggattaAAAACCCAAAAATAAgaccatgcacctatggtcaattaatctatgacaaaggaggaaacattacacaatgttggaaagacggtctcttcaacaagtgatgctgggaaaaactggacAGTCTAATATCGTCattagatcattctttaactccacacataaaaatatgctcaaaatggattaaagacctaaatgtgagaccagacactgtaaaactcctagaggaaaacataagcaaaacactcccTGGCATAAGtcacagcaatatctttcttgatccatctcccagaataaagggcataaaaacaaaaacaaacaaatgggaccaacttaaactcaaaagcttttgcacagcaaaggaaacaataaacaaaatgaaaagacaatccacagattaggagaaaatatttgtaaataatgtgACCAATAagagattagtctccaaaatttacaaacagcttatgatgtttaacagcatcaaaacaaacaacccactcaaaaaatgggcaggagacctaaatagacatttcttcaaagagacaaacagatggctaataagcacatgaaattatgttcaacattgctaattactagagaaatgcaaaccaaaactataatgtgatatcacctcacaccagccagaatggctatcactgaaaaattcataaacaataaatgctggcaagGTGTGGAGAGGCTGTAATTGTGACCTGTAAATTTACactgtaaactggtacagccactatgtagaacagtacagagtttccttaaaaactaaaaatagagctactgtatgaccctgcaatcccactcttgggcatatatccagagaaaaacataatctgaaaggatacatggatcccaatgttcactgcagcacagtttacaatacccaagacatggaagcaacctaaatgtccatcagcagaggaataaagaagatgtggtacatatatacaatggaatattactcaatcattaaaaagaatgaaataatgccacttgcaacaatatggatggatctagagagtgctgaactgaatgaagtaagtcagagaagaagaaatatcatatgacatcgcttatatgtggaatctaaaaagaaatgatatagttgaacttacttataaaacagagactcacaggcttagagaacaaacttatggttgccaggggaaaggatagttagggatttggggatggacatgtacatactgatacatttaaaatggataaccaacaaggacctactatgtagcacatggaactctgctcaatgttatgtggcagcctggaggagagaggggttTGAGGGGACAATGGATCtacgtgtatgtatggctgagtcccttcactgttcaccggAAAatttcacaatgttgttaataggctatactccagtaaaaaataaaagttcaataaaataaaatattgaaaaaaagaatgtatcaCAGACCAAAGGAGCCTGGTTTAAAGACAGaaacccaacaattccactccttgtTCTGTACCCAAAGACATGTCCACCAAAAGACATGtgcatgaatattcatagcagctttattcataatagtctaAAGTTGAAAACAACTGAATATCAGACAATGGTAGAATGGATCAattgtaacatatatatacacacatatatatatgtgtatatacatatatacacacacatatatatgtgtatatacatatatacacacacatatatgtattcaatgaaatactactcaacaattaaacatataatttaaaatatatattttatttattctttatttgattgtaccaggtcttagttgtggcatgtgggatctaattcacagaccagggatcaaacccgtgccccctgcaatggaccacaatcttagccactagaccaccaaggaagtcattacagataaaaaaaaaaatatatatatatatatatatatacacacacatatatatctatatatctatatacacatatatatatatgtatatatatatatatacggcTACACACAGTAACATGATTGAATACCAAAACATGTTgagaaaaagaagccagacaaaaacaTACCAACTGTATGATTTCCCTGACATAAAATTTTGAAGCAGACAAAACTAATCTTTGATGATATAAATTAGAAGAGTGATTAACCTGGCCAAGttggggaaggggaagaaggggGGTTATAGATTCAGAAGGGTACAAAGGAGCCTACTGGATGCTGGGATATTCTGGATCTTCATCTGGGTGGTGGTTCCATGAGTGTATACTTATGAAAATCTCACCATCTGCACATGTAGTATTTGTGCAGTTTACTCTGTGTAAGTTATatctcagtttaaaaaagaaaaaagaaacaaaattaaaaagagccAAACAGGATCTGTATTATCTTGGTGGCTTTTGTAAGACTCTGAGATCACAAGCTCAAGACCATGACCTTGTGGAAGAGAACATGCGAATCACATGCAGACAGATTTATCCCAGTATACTACTTTATATTCATTCATCATGAACCAGCACTGAGACCTCTGCATTAGGGGCAGCGTGCTAGCTGCTGGTAATGCAGCAGGGAACGAGACTATTGTGCTCCCACTCTGTGAGAGGAGACAACACTCAGAAAGAAACTATACACAGAATTCTATAATTTTGAAACGTGACAGACTATAAGAAGAAAACCATAGAAGAGCTCTTCTATGAGAAAGATAAGAAGTGGGCCTGATTTTGTTCCATTGGAAAAGCTTCCTAGAGGAAATTACATACGAACAAAGATGTGAAAGTTGAGTAGAAGTCAGAAgaatgggggtgaggggagggaaggggagagggacagggaggacagagaagaggaggggaggggaagagggatgaAGGAAAGATGGACAAAGGCCTTGAATTCAGGGATCCAAGATTCTGGGAGACTTCTAGCGAGGCTAAAGTGTAATAAGCTGGGGGGAGAAGATGGAAATTAAGTTGATGGGGGAGGGCTAGACTGGGGCCAGGATGTGGAGTGCTTTCCAGGCTAAGATTAGGATTTAGATCAGATGACAAGTATAATTTAAAGAATCAATGAGTTTTaaggatttaaaataaattttgatttgCACTTTGATAACTGGTTTCTAAGAAGAGtataaactaaaaagaaataagaatagaGTCAAAAGAACCAGGTAAAACTATTGAAATAACCTAGGAAATAGAGGACAACTTGAATTGGAACAGTGGCAATGGAAGTGGAGAGAGGTATCAATAGATGGAAATGAACCAGTTTTTCCAAACTTACTTATCTTCTGGTCTTCTGGTGACCTTTCTCTcttctaaaacacacacacacacactcctagtAGACTCTTAACACTCACCCACTAGATCCTGACTGTGAAGGTACTGCAATAATGGTGATGAAGACACAGTACGCAGAACTTAAGAATTCCAACGTATAACTTACCTCGAGAAAAGGAAATCAGGAGTAAATGCTAACGTTTACTCAGCATcacctatgtgccaggcattgtgctaggtaCTTTCATATATGTTGGCTTGTATACTGCAATGGAATATTTGtattcccccaaaattcataatctccaatgtgatggtattaggtgatggggcctctgggaggtgaCTGGGTCATGAAAGTGGAGTTATGAATGGGATTAGTTCCCTTATACAAGAGACCCTCCACCATGTTGAGAGCACAGCAAGAAGATGGTTGTCTATGAACTAGGAAGCAGATTCTCAACCAGCCTACAGGACTGTGcatataaatttatgttgtttataagccactcacTCAGTCTAAGATACTTTTGTTATAGCGGCCTGAACAGACTAAGGTATAGCCTGAACTGGGTATTATTATTACTCCTATTTTAATAGGCAAGAAAACTGCACTGTGAAGAAGTCAAATAACTATCTTATTGCAGTCTCACAGCTGTTTTAAATGGCAGAGATGATAGGATTTGATAGGATATGATTCCAGAAACCATGTTATTTCCACTATACTCAGCAGATGACCCTTTTATCAAAAATGTATGTCATTTTAATGACATCAGGAAAACTAATCCAAAGAAATGACTCCCTAATGGTGAAATTTTGGACTTTAAAACACCTGGATGAAGACATCAGTCTTCAGAGCCTCTGGGAACACAGCACTCACTATAGGCAACCCCTTCTGGTCTGACTGTGACGAGTCCCAAGCCCAGCTCTCTGCACAAGATCATATGCACCAGTGACATCTGAGAGCAACCACAAAGGGGTGGAGGTGCCCCACAGCCTCCAAAAGCAGTGACAGCAAAGCTGAGTTCAGCTCAACTTTGCATGGGCAGATACAGCCTTGAATAACTCCAAGGTATCTTACATTGAGTTTCACTACAAGTCAGATCTGATTTAGCTCCTGCCTCCAGAAACAACACCAGACTGTGTggcaagggaaagagaaagggtgTGAGAGGCTCACCAATCCTGCTTTGATGGTGACTTTGCCCAATCACCAGGAACAAATTTCTTTGGGGCAGCCATGTGATCAGAGAGCCTGGGGGAAACGGCTGTAGGACCTTGGATTTGATCAGAGGAGCAGAGCTGCTGTGAGTGATGCAGAAATAAAGATTTGTTATAAAGATTACAATTTGCACAGCTGTGGGAGCTGGTGGACTCAGCGGCAGGCAGGCTGTTGTCTCTGCATCCGGTGGGGAGCTGAAGTCGCTGTGAGTCAGCAGCTTTGATAATCAGGAAGGAATGCAGCACCTAAAGTGGGGCAAGCAACATAAACTGGAAGCGTGGGAAACACTAGAACCAATGAGCAAAGGGCCAGAAACCATGGTTGTCTCTTATTACCTCCAAATTAGACAACACAGGGGACCTGCAAAAGCTGGCACCTTCTCCATGGAACTGCAAACACAGCAAGCTTGCAGCTCAGAGAATCTGAAGGAGGAGACTGTGTGGGAGCCGAAGGAACTGCAGGCCCAGGTGCTGCTCCATGCCAGTAGGATGAGCCATTAGATCAACATGAGCTAAGGTGGCTTCCCTGGCACCCTACACCAATCTGCAGAGTTGTGGCTACTTCACTTCTGACTTCCCCATCTCAAGAAAATTCCTCTGTGGCCAGCCCTGACCTGGTTCCATACAGGGAAGAGGATTCTGGGAAATACTATCATTTTAGCTAAGTCAACACAGTTCAAAGCCTCATCAAGGGGAGAACTCTAGAGACAAGTAATTAGATAAACTAAAGGTTTTATGATATGTGTGGAATGGAAAAGTAATTCCTGTGAAAACCAATGGTGCAATCCTGGCCAGGTCCTTCCACAAGACACACTTAAAATTCATACTTGGAATGGGTTAGAATCAATTAAAAAACTATTAATGAGTGCTGCTGACGTGCAAGGCACTGTCCTCAGTATCACCATTTACTCTTGTTTTATACATTCATATATGTTTGCCACTTTAAGAAGTATTTCAAACATACCTGAATGTATAAAGTAAGAGTGAATGCCCTACATGGCTTGACGCTGCAATATATACAAAACTGtgtgcatatattaaaaaaatagtccCTCATGTTGATTATAAGCATTAAAAGAGATCATGTATGTGAGGCACTAGCACAGAACAAGTACTCAGTGAATGGAAATggtagtcatttttattttatcacctTCATCATCATCCTCGTCATCAACATCACTGTTCCTTTTTAGACCCAGAGCCTCTCTGAGTAAGCATGTGACGTTAGCACCACAGACCCACTAATAGTCAAAATACATGTGAGTGTCCAACCCCTTAATGATCAGCAGTTTGAAAAAGCTAACTTCCTCCAGGtacttatttgttcattcaataaatagtgAATCTTAACCCTACTGTGCAAGACACATGTAACCCAAACATGATATATCATTCTTAAATGATAAGTGCAAACAGTGCCCACAGGAGTTGAAATTCAGGTCAACAAATATGTTCTGGGACTTCATAGAGGGTTTGGCAGGAGAGAAATACCACTGTGGTTCACAGTGGTCAAGGTGTCATAGAGCAAGTAGCATCAGGGTTCATTGTGACAAATAGGTGGTGTTCACACAATTAGGCAGGAGAGCTAGCTCCTAAAGCTGGGTCCAAGGTGA
This window of the Bos indicus x Bos taurus breed Angus x Brahman F1 hybrid chromosome 28, Bos_hybrid_MaternalHap_v2.0, whole genome shotgun sequence genome carries:
- the LOC113885222 gene encoding LOW QUALITY PROTEIN: talanin-like (The sequence of the model RefSeq protein was modified relative to this genomic sequence to represent the inferred CDS: substituted 2 bases at 2 genomic stop codons), which encodes MIFWKDRHQADINPCLHGANLQLEETIKNKAAYIKRPLMEEPPLWKGHLHPVERKTQALCXXSGSSSELKLHNQHAPAQSLHWLEATMTMVLRALAEVCCGLSELITAPSYARVSIQETEDYESAVQQTVRPQGAKVNSTASFPGLRPQENDLGGRIRPEWRQEVNDPPARFR